GGATAAATTTCTTATTCCAGAAATTTGCAATCAAAACATAACAGCTTTATTACAGGAATGAACATCATGCACAAGCACCACATCGACCAGCTACATGTCCACGTTGAAATTATTCAGGTAACATGTTCAATTGCTCGTCGTATACATGTATAAATGCATATGAAATACATATGTTGCTTAACATACTTTCCCCATCCTTAAGTAAATAGGAAAAATGACAGTCTTTTGCATTTTGCCATCTTCATTCCAGGCCCTCCTGAACTCTTCCACCACACTGTCTGAGAGCAACTCCACACCTTTTTCTTTAGCAGTTACATACGAAGACCAGGACCTCAAGTATGTGAAATAGCCCTCCATATCCATAACTTTCTCTGTGTCAAACCGAAACGGTCCACTGTGGTCCAGTCCGTCTACTGGTTCAAATGGGAAATCAATGGTTGTGTACTTCTGGTCCACCACTTCACGAGGTGATTCCACGGATGGACCAGATTTCCAGTAAGGTCCAGCATCAATGTTGTAAAACCTTTGGAACAATGAGTCAACTGTAGGGTTAACTTCCGGTGTGGTGTAACACCATGCAGCGATCACCCCGTTGGGCTTCTTCAGAAGCCACTTCACCTGTTGGTAGAACGTAGGGAGGTGGAACCAGTGCATTGCTTGAGCTACGGTGACCAAATCGAAAGTGGATTCTGATCCAATCTTCTCTTGGAGCTCATCCATGGACATGCCTGGGGAAGTGCATTGGTATGTTATGTTTGGTAGCTTTGCTGCAAATTCTAGTTGCTTTGGGCTTATGTCTGTTGCTATCACATTCTTGTAAAACTTGGCCAACTGTTCACATCAATGAAGCATGCATTTAGAACTCTAACCCAACACACACACAGGAAAAggagacagagagagagagaggactAACTGAGCAGGCTGCTTGGCCAGTGCCGGTGCCGGCATCCCATGCTAGTTCATGAGAGGGGGTATTGGAAGCAATGAAATGAAAGAGTTCTTCTGGGTAATTAGGCCTTCCCCCAGAATACTGTTTTGACTGATAACTAGGATTATACCCAGAGTTCTGCTTGATCAACAAATCTGCCATACTCTCTGTgtgtgtttgtgataattggAAGAGTGAGATTAATGTCAAGCATGTGTGTTAgataatatagtagtagtagtggGTGCAATGTCATTGTTCATTGCTGGGGAAGGTTCATCTAGTGTAGTTGGTCAAAGTAGAGAAACAAGATTTGTCTTCTGCTTTCTTTATAGCCACACACCAATAAGTCCACTACAATCTTTGACCAACtctttattataatactacttGTATTGTTTGGTAGTATTTGGGAGTAATTAAATAACTGCGTTTGTTTGGTAtaaccaatgttttaaaaatcggaccggTGAGCGAACCGGTGAAGCTACTGGTTCATGAGTTCATAGTTCAATCGATCGGACCGGTTTAACTAATGGTTTTATCGTTctactattataaatatattaaattaaatatataatgcacaaagttataataaatgataaaatataatttataacatgtaaaaaaaacattaaaccTTGTAAATCATTAGTTTTAGatataatatgaataaaaaactaGTATTcagatattaaaattgaataattttttattataaaagttcTTGTTATAAATAGTTTTAGATAAAGTTCATGTTATTTCAAAAAAGTGTATGTGGCAAAagtaatatcataaaaaaatttaaaaaaattattaggtagtttaaataaaaaaatactctaaaaataatatttaatttaataaataataaactataactaataatatgtaaaaaaaaatatgaatgataCTATATCTTATAAAagtaacaataaaatttagttattagtaagtatgattaaaatttaagatataataattataatttaattattttattagtttggGTAATTGGgtgtataaaatttcatgtatctaaaaataatcaatgttCATTATTCTCCATCAAGGACTTGTGGTGGAGTGAAAGAGGTCCTGGCAATTTATAGGAGCGATCATGTGTTCAAGTACTTGcaatataacaaattttgacaaaatattttaaaaatgaaaaaactgGTTCCCAGTCACCGGTCCGACCGGTTCGGCCGGCTGGTGTGATGACGGGTTTTAGGGCTTAACTGGACTGAACTCTCTGTCGGTTCGCGGTTGGACCGGTCGAACCGGCTGATCCGGTTATAACTGAGAGTAATGATTTGCtggttatatatttttgaaaaatatagcTAAAATAGCAGTTCACTTTGCGTCTTCGTAATAATTGGCAGTGTGACAAAGCTAAAACAGGCAAAGGCTTTaattggatatttttattctttatttatcaTGTAATGAGTTGAGAGAAAGTCTTACTAATAACAAAGctttaatgaaaattgatcctattaatttgtttagttCCGCTTTTACTTACAAAACCAACCACAATTTCCAGAAACAAGACAccaatttcattaatttaattttatgttaatataTCGCACAACATTTTTATTCATCAAAAACCAAATACTGAAATAAACCAAATTTGGGCTTTGTTGAATCATGATGAACCGACCTTCCCTATCCTGAGGTAGACCGGGAAAACTACGGTTTTCCGGGTCACTCCATCTCCGGACCAGGCCGTAGTGAACCGGTCTACCACATCGCCGGTGAGCAGCTCCACCCCCTTCTCCTTCGCTGTCTGATACGCTGACCAAGACCTCAAATACGTGAAAAAGCCCTCCAAATCCATCTCTTTCTCCGCGTTGAACCGGACCGGCCCAGTGTGGTCGAGCCCATCCACCGGTTCAAATGGGAACTCGACCGTCTCATACTTCCGGTCCACCAGCCCTCGGGCGGAGTCCCAGTACGGTCGGGAATCCACGGTGTAGAATTGATGGAAGACAGCGTCGACGGCGGCGTCCACCTCAGGGGTGGTGTAGCACCAAGCGGCAAGGACGCCGCCTGGCTTCTTGAGGAGCCATTTGGCCCGGTCGTAGAAGGCCGGGCGGTCGAACCAGTGCATGGCTTGCGCGACCGCCACGAGATCGAAGGTGGACTGCGAGCCCACCTTCGTCTGGAGCTCGTCCGTGGTGACGGCCGCGGTGGTGCAGCGGTAGGTTATGTTCGGGTGCGGCGCCGCCAATTCGAGCTGCGCTGCGCTCGTGTCAGTGGCGATGACTTTGTCGTAGATCGCAGCCAGCTGATCAATTATGGGTAAATTAAAAGTGAGAAAAtgtgttactccctccgtccacgaataagagtcccgtttttccattttagtccgtccacgaataagagtcccggtttataattaccataaatggtaaagagacccacattccactaactcattcttctcacatatcatttaaaactaatatagtgggacccctattccactaactttcttccacccacttttcttaacatttcttaaaacccgcgccatttagaaatgggactattaatcgtggacggagggagtactttttatcaaaaagaaatttaaatgaCTCTGCTACTGTAGAACGAGTACTTACGGACAGGGCGGCTTGGCCAGTGCCGGTTCCGACATCCCACGCGAGATTGTGGGAAGGGGTTTTAGAAGCGATGAAATCGAATAATTGTTGAGGGTAAGTTGGTCGGCTCTCTGAATACTCCTTTGCCTG
The genomic region above belongs to Salvia hispanica cultivar TCC Black 2014 chromosome 3, UniMelb_Shisp_WGS_1.0, whole genome shotgun sequence and contains:
- the LOC125215922 gene encoding putative methyltransferase DDB_G0268948, with the translated sequence MADLLIKQNSGYNPSYQSKQYSGGRPNYPEELFHFIASNTPSHELAWDAGTGTGQAACSLAKFYKNVIATDISPKQLEFAAKLPNITYQCTSPGMSMDELQEKIGSESTFDLVTVAQAMHWFHLPTFYQQVKWLLKKPNGVIAAWCYTTPEVNPTVDSLFQRFYNIDAGPYWKSGPSVESPREVVDQKYTTIDFPFEPVDGLDHSGPFRFDTEKVMDMEGYFTYLRSWSSYVTAKEKGVELLSDSVVEEFRRAWNEDGKMQKTVIFPIYLRMGKVC
- the LOC125212307 gene encoding putative methyltransferase DDB_G0268948 — translated: MAELFVKQAKEYSESRPTYPQQLFDFIASKTPSHNLAWDVGTGTGQAALSLAAIYDKVIATDTSAAQLELAAPHPNITYRCTTAAVTTDELQTKVGSQSTFDLVAVAQAMHWFDRPAFYDRAKWLLKKPGGVLAAWCYTTPEVDAAVDAVFHQFYTVDSRPYWDSARGLVDRKYETVEFPFEPVDGLDHTGPVRFNAEKEMDLEGFFTYLRSWSAYQTAKEKGVELLTGDVVDRFTTAWSGDGVTRKTVVFPVYLRIGKVGSS